The following are encoded in a window of Vigna unguiculata cultivar IT97K-499-35 chromosome 8, ASM411807v1, whole genome shotgun sequence genomic DNA:
- the LOC114194603 gene encoding uncharacterized protein LOC114194603, producing MAEQRATSDTRHHLSVAPPLQISKDVQGSDNSIPLSPQWLLPKPGENKLGTGSVENHMVSNPPYGHRSETVKTSGNGEDVHDVHKKKDVFRPSMFDSESGRRDRWRDEERDTKSSIRKDRWRDGDKDLGDSRRVERWTDNMSARNFAEARRGATDNHRWNDSGNRETNFDQRRESKWNTRWGPDDKEPEGIREKWSDSGKDGDIHLEKGLTNISSQGKDEKEGEHYRPWRPNYSQGRARVDPSHTTPNKPVSTFSYGRGRGENTPPVSSIGHGRTGSLASSMSSTYSGATLEKVQSGLEELNPFRYNRTKLLDVYRVTGMGTNRKLVDDFVQVPNLTQDEPLEPLAILAPNPEELAVLNGIDKGEIISSSAPQVPKDGRSTDFTHTRRMKPGSGPFQDRGEDGGSYKVPEEVSSNKDSSFEGNTSVHPGASWRTMPLGDHAAQFHDGRDVTSDVRLRKTDLNSHQPKDPHNQWENNLGYLSDSKDVGKWQASEDPVIKRQLSGILDSELEIRRVQQTVPEELSLLYKDPKGLIQGPFKGIDIIGWFEAGYFGIDLPVRLENSAADSPWLSLGDAMPHLRAKARPPPGFSTPKPNDLTDIPGRQISSTFGSTHTGLNELDILRGDSRHRQNPDTEAENRFLESLMSGSKNSPPLDGLALSEGLQGFVGNNPGNMGPSAVDNGNNLYLLAKRMALERQRSLPSPYPYWPGRDAASFAPKPDVVPDASLHSKLLSSVSDNSRQPQSQNSELMSIIQGLSDRTSAGLNNGAAGWPGYPLQGALDPLQNKIDLLHDPNFPQMPFGIQQQRLPAQNQLSLSNLLSQAAADNPNNALTAEKLLSSGLSQDPQILNMLQQQYLLQLHSQAAAQSQQIPLIDKLLLLKQQQKQEEQQQLLRQQQLLSQVLQDQPSSQLFSNLSYGQLQGVLPMGNLRVDPSLVQPQQEVFPMSSQTAIPNVHNEHNSNSLNLPPKVSQDTSSNVSSQASIRLRHQLFGDTRPENWGPNLTEQIIDQYQKESFPVSSTQVDGSALLDQNRSKEEPLIPSLSPSDYAAKSVEQVQPSNFRPDAVVVTSTSKPGESSGNVESFASSIALSTAVSSVSPPVSGPGTEVKTKLDIVHQEQHAGKDSTISEPSLGDMRKIEPQEPKKASEKKSKKQKSTKSQSFDQTKGVVKNLTLQPSKQSETEMAKLSDFREAKIDESLNDTNMQQTRVKGTRTGSAVPETGDDHQQAGGWSGIITGKITEAVDAGEINSTTLLTQKTEVPAGRAWKPAPGVKAKSFLEIQQEEKRKAETETLVSDVAVSVNSMTLASPWAGIVANPDSLKVSSEGVKEGRNTENHVKSETSQNVKSKKSPLHDLLAEEVLKKSNEIDAEIPDSILPSHNIVVQSESLDDGHFIEAKDTKRSRKKSTKSKGSATKASLPIASSDVPIASSPNEKGKNSRLAQQEKEELPVIPAGPSFSDFVLWKGEREPPSSSPSPAWSTDSGRVPKPTSLRDILKEQEKKASSAIPVSPVPPPPKSQPTQSTRSNASSWSVSASSPSKAASPIQINTQASQSKYKGDDDLFWGPMEQSKQDAKQSDFPQLASQGNWGSKNVTSKGNSPGLLTKQKSVSGKQAERSLASSPASSQSMLKLKKDAMTKHSEATDFRDWCENECVRLIGSKDTSFLEFCLKQSRSEAELLLIENLGSYDPEHEFIDKFLNYKELLPSDVLDIAFQSKNEKKVGGHGASWTASGNADTQDVDYSEGSSKGGGGKKKGKKGKKVSPSVLGFNVVSNRIMMGEIQSVED from the exons ATGGCTGAACAACGCGCCACCTCCGACACTCGCCACCACCTCTCCGTCGCACCGCCATTGCAGATCTCCAAAG ATGTCCAAGGATCTGACAATTCCATTCCACTCTCACCACAGTGGCTTCTGCCAAAGCCGGGGGAGAATAAACTTGGAACAGGATCTGTG GAGAACCACATGGTCTCAAACCCACCTTATGGCCATCGCTCGGAGACTGTCAAGACATCTGGAAATGGAGAGGATGTGCATGATGTCCATAAGAAAAAGGATGTCTTTAGGCCATCCATGTTTGACTCAGAAAGTGGACGTCGTGATCGTTGGCGTGATGAGGAGAGAGACACCAAATCCTCCATTCGGAAGGATCGTTGGAGAGATGGAGACAAAGACCTAGGTGATTCTCGCAGAGTGGAACGGTGGACAGATAATATGTCTGCAAGGAACTTTGCTGAAGCACGGCGTGGTGCAACTGATAATCACAGATGGAATGATTCAGGAAACAGAGAAACTAACTTTGATCAGCGGCGTGAAAGTAAGTGGAACACTCGCTGGGGTCCTGATGACAAGGAGCCAGAAGGCATCCGTGAAAAGTGGAGTGACTCTGGAAAAGACGGTGATATACATTTGGAAAAAGGTCTGACTAACATTTCCAGTCAGGGAAAGGATGAGAAGGAGGGAGAACACTATCGGCCATGGAGACCTAACTACTCACAAGGCCGTGCAAGGGTAGATCCTTCCCATACAACCCCAAACAAACCAGTGTCTACATTTTCCTATGGGCGTGGTCGTGGGGAGAATACACCCCCAGTTTCTAGTATTGGACATGGCCGGACTGGTTCTCTTGCTAGCTCTATGAGTAGCACATACTCTGGAGCTACATTGGAAAAGGTTCAAAGTGGACTTGAAGAACTGAACCCCTTTAGATATAACAGGACAAAATTGCTGGATGTGTACAGAGTGACTGGTATGGGTACAAATAGAAAACTAGTTGATGATTTTGTGCAGGTACCTAATCTTACTCAGGATGAACCCTTGGAGCCTCTAGCTATTCTGGCACCAAATCCTGAGGAACTG GCTGTCTTGAATGGAATTGACAAAGGGGAGATAATTAGCAGCAGTGCTCCTCAGGTTCCAAAAGATGGAAGGTCAACAGATTTTACTCACACAAGAAGAATGAAGCCTGGAAGTGGACCTTTCCAAG ATAGAGGTGAAGATGGAGGTTCTTACAAAGTGCCTGAAGAGGTTTCCAGTAATAAAGATTCATCATTTGAAGGAAATACTTCTGTTCATCCTGGTGCTTCATGGCGAACAATGCCACTTGGTGACCATGCTGCCCAGTTTCACGATGGTAGAGATGTAACTAGTGATGTTAGATTGAGAAAAACAGATCTGAACTCACACCAGCCAAAAGATCCTCATAATCAGTGGGAAAATAATTTGGGTTATTTATCTGACTCCAAAGATGTAGGTAAGTGGCAAGCTAGTGAAGATCCTGTTATTAAGAGGCAGTTGTCTGGCATTTTGGACAGCGAACTTGAAATCAGAAGAGTTCAACAGACTGTTCCAGAGGAGTTATCCCTTTTGTATAAAGATCCTAAGGGTCTAATCCAAGGTCCATTTAAAGGAATTGATATTATTGGATGGTTTGAGGCTGGGTATTTTGGTATTGATTTACCTGTTCGCCTGGAAAATTCAGCAGCTGACTCACCATGGTTGTCTCTTGGTGATGCCATGCCCCATTTACGAGCTAAAGCTCGACCTCCACCTGGGTTTTCTACACCAAAGCCAAATGACTTAACAGATATTCCTGGACGGCAAATTTCCAGTACATTTGGGAGTACTCATACTGGTTTGAATGAGCTTGACATTTTGCGTGGTGATTCTAGGCATCGTCAGAATCCTGATACCGAAGCTGAAAATAGGTTTCTGGAGTCACTTATGTCTGGTAGCAAGAACAGTCCTCCCCTTGATGGCCTGGCATTGTCAGAAG GTTTGCAAGGATTTGTTGGAAATAATCCTGGTAATATGGGTCCATCAGCGGTTGATAATGGAAATAATCTTTACTTGCTTGCTAAGAGGATGGCACTTGAACGACAACGGTCCTTGCCTAGTCCCTACCCATACTGGCCAGGGCGTGATGCAGCTTCGTTTGCTCCAAAACCGGATGTTGTCCCAGATGCCTCCTTGCATTCTAAACTATTGTCTTCAGTGAGTGATAACTCTCGGCAACCTCAATCCCAAAATTCCGAGTTAATGTCAATCATCCAAGGTTTATCCGATAGGACATCTGCAGGTCTAAATAATGGTGCTGCTGGCTGGCCTGGTTATCCCTTACAAGGTGCATTGGATCCCCTAcagaataaaattgatttgcTTCATGATCCTAATTTTCCTCAAATGCCATTTGGAATTCAGCAGCAAAGGCTGCCTGCACAAAACCAGTTgtctttaagcaatttattgtCTCAAGCTGCTGCTGATAACCCAAATAACGCTTTGACAGCGGAGAAGCTACTTTCTTCAGGTTTATCACAAGATCCTCAGATATTAAATATGTTGCAACAGCAGTACTTGTTGCAACTGCATTCTCAAGCGGCTGCTCAATCACAGCAGATCCCCTTGATTGATAAACTCCTATTGCTGAAGCAACAACAGAAGCAGGAGGAGCAGCAGCAGCTACTACGGCAACAACAACTGCTTTCTCAAGTGTTGCAAGACCAACCGTCTAGCCAGCTCTTCAGTAATTTATCTTATGGACAGTTGCAAGGTGTATTACCGATGGGTAATTTGCGTGTGGATCCTTCTCTAGTTCAACCACAACAGGAGGTTTTTCCCATGAGCTCTCAGACAGCAATCCCCAATGTGCATAATGAGCATAATTCTAATTCTTTGAATCTACCACCTAAAGTTAGTCAAGATACAAGTTCTAATGTAAGCAGCCAAGCTTCTATACGTCTTCGACACCAATTATTTGGCGATACTCGTCCAGAAAATTGGGGCCCTAATCTTACTGAACAAATTATTGATCAGTATCAGAAGGAGTCATTTCCAGTATCATCAACTCAGGTTGATGGTTCTGCATTGCTTGATCAGAACAGATCCAAAGAGGAACCACTCATTCCATCTCTTTCTCCTTCTGATTACGCTGCTAAGTCAGTGGAACAGGTGCAGCCAAGCAATTTTAGGCCTGATGCCGTGGTTGTGACCTCAACTTCTAAGCCTGGGGAAAGTTCTGGAAATGTGGAGTCTTTTGCATCCAGCATCGCCTTATCTACAGCTGTATCTAGTGTGTCACCACCGGTGAGTGGTCCTGGTACGGAGGTGAAGACCAAATTGGATATTGTGCATCAAGAGCAACATGCTGGGAAGGACAGCACTATATCCGAGCCTTCTCTGGGAGATATGAGAAAGATTGAACCTCAAGAACCTAAAAAGGCTAGTGAGAAGAAATCTAAGAAGCAAAAATCAACCAAATCTCAGTCTTTTGATCAAACAAAGGGAGTGGTAAAAAATTTGACTTTGCAGCCATCAAAGCAGTCGGAAACTGAAATGGCGAAGTTAAGTGATTTTAGGGAAGCTAAGATTGACGAATCGTTAAATGATACAAATATGCAACAAACAAGAGTTAAGGGAACTCGGACTGGAAGTGCTGTCCCAGAGACTGGTGATGATCACCAACAAGCTGGTGGTTGGTCTGGTATTATTACTGGAAAGATAACTGAAGCAGTTGATGCAGGTGAGATCAATTCAACTACTCTTTTGACACAAAAAACTGAGGTACCTGCCGGACGGGCTTGGAAACCTGCTCCAGGTGTCAAAGCGAAATCTTTCTTAGAAATTCAACAGGAAGAAAAAAGGAAGGCTGAGACTGAAACACTTGTATCTGATGTTGCTGTTTCTGTCAATTCAATGACCCTAGCAAGTCCTTGGGCTGGGATTGTGGCCAATCCTGACTCCTTGAAGGTATCTAGTGAAGGTGTCAAAGAAGGGCGCAATACCGAGAATCATGTTAAGTCTGAAACTTCTCAAAATGTCAAGAGCAAGAAAAGTCCTCTGCATGATCTATTAGCTGAAGAAGTTCTAAAGAAATCTAATGAAATAGATGCTGAGATTCCAGATAGTATATTGCCCTCACATAATATAGTTGTACAGTCGGAATCATTGGATGACGGCCATTTTATTGAGGCGAAAGACACTAAAAGAAGCCGAAAAAAGTCAACAAAATCGAAGGGTTCAGCAACTAAAGCTTCATTGCCCATTGCATCATCTGATGTACCTATAGCTTCAAGCCCCAATGAAAAGGGAAAAAACTCCCGTTTGGCACAGCAGGAAAAGGAAGAGTTGCCTGTCATCCCCGCAGGACCCTCTTTTAGTGATTTTGTTCTTTGGAAAGGAGAGCGAGAACCACCAAGCTCGTCTCCTTCTCCAGCATGGTCTACTGATTCCGGTAGGGTTCCAAAACCTACTTCATTGAGGGACATTCTAAAGGAGCAGGAGAAAAAGGCCTCTTCTGCAATTCCTGTTAGCCCAGTGCCTCCGCCTCCAAAATCTCAGCCTACCCAGTCTACACGGAGTAATGCTTCTTCATGGTCGGTTTCTGCATCCTCTCCATCTAAAGCTGCTTCTCCAATTCAGATAAATACCCAAGCTTCTCAATCAAAATACAAAGGGGATGATGATTTGTTCTGGGGTCCAATGGAGCAATCTAAGCAAGATGCTAAGCA GTCTGATTTCCCTCAGCTTGCTAGCCAAGGGAACTGGGGTTCAAAAAACGTAACCTCGAAAGGTAATTCCCCCGGACTATTGACGAAACAGAAATCAGTGAGTGGTAAACAAGCTGAACGGTCTCTAGCATCATCTCCTGCCTCTTCTCAATCAATgctgaaattgaaaaaagatgCCATGACAAAGCATTCTG AAGCCACGGATTTTAGAGATTGGTGTGAGAATGAGTGTGTTAGGCTTATTGGCTCAAAAG ATACAAGTTTCCTTGAATTTTGCTTGAAGCAATCCAGATCGGAAGCTGAACTGCTCCTCATAGAAAACCTTGGATCATATGATCCCGAGCATGAATTCATTGATAAGTTCCTGAATTACAAGGAGTTGTTACCATCGGATGTTTTGGATATAGCTTTTCAGAGTAAGAATGAGAAGAAAGTTGGTGGACATGGTGCATCATGGACAGCTTCAGGTAATGCAGACACACAGGATGTTGACTACTCTGAAGGATCCTCTAAAGGTGGTGGTGGAAAGAAGAAAGGTAAGAAGGGGAAAAAGGTGAGCCCTTCAGTTTTGGGATTTAACGTTGTGAGTAACCGTATCATGATGGGTGAGATCCAAAGTGTAGAAGATTAA
- the LOC114194539 gene encoding protein LIKE COV 3-like, whose amino-acid sequence MASRDLELLIPVSSLSENASKSSTTSPTVTHNHTGQEALLKVIRSWASKKFVSGCVILLPIAITFYVTWGFIRFVDGFFSPIYNHLGINIFGLGFITSITFIFLVGIFMSSWLGVSLLTLGEWFIKKMPLVSYIYVASKQISVAISPDQSSNAFKEVAIIRHPRVGEYAIGFITSSVIIRNRDDEELYCVYVPTNHLYMGDIFLISPNDILRPNLSVREGIEIVISGGMSIPKILTIVDGHANFAPRKATYASKV is encoded by the exons ATGGCATCAAGAGATCTTGAGCTCTTGATTCCTGTCTCCAGTTTATCAGAAAATGCATCCAAATCATCAACCACTTCTCCCACCGTTACCCACAATCACACTGGCCAAGAG GCACTTTTGAAAGTGATTCGCAGTTGGGCCTCCAAGAAGTTCGTGTCTGGATG TGTTATCCTTCTTCCCATTGCAATAACATTTTATGTTACTTGGGGATTTATCCGATTTGTTGATGGTTTCTTCTCCCCAATTTATAATCATCTAGGAATCAACATTTTTG GTCTTGGATTTATTACTTccattacttttatatttttggttggAATTTTCATGTCATCATGGTTAGGAGTTTCTCTTCTCACCCTTGGTGAATGGTTCATCAAGAAAATGCCTTTAGTAAGCTACATATATGTTGCTTCTAAACAAATAAGTGTAGCAATATCACCTG aTCAAAGTTCAAATGCATTCAAGGAAGTTGCTATCATAAGACACCCTCGTGTTGGTGAGTATGCAATTGGATTCATCACTTCTTCAGTAATAATAAGGAACAGAGATGATGAAGAACTATATTGTGTTTACGTTCCCACCAATCACTTGTACATGGGAGATATTTTTCTCATTAGCCCAAATGATATTCTAAGACCAAATTTATCGGTTCGAGAAGGAATAG AAATTGTTATATCTGGTGGCATGTCAATACCTAAAATATTAACTATCGTGGATGGTCATGCCAATTTTGCACCAAGAAAGGCAACATATGCATCAAAAGTATGA